Proteins encoded within one genomic window of Columba livia isolate bColLiv1 breed racing homer chromosome 1, bColLiv1.pat.W.v2, whole genome shotgun sequence:
- the GPR82 gene encoding probable G-protein coupled receptor 82, whose translation MRNSTCLLQPSLATTVVLPVIYSSLFPAGIFGNILAAWTLSRGAPTKRTQYIYLANLVTANLLVCSTMPFLAVYFSRGYQWTYDSVACSITNHLGTLIMHVSMYVTIIILCSIALSQYATLKKNSDAQYSQAVNENFYRCVLKKFRQPKFAKYLCIIIWLTVLCITATAITYNVLERTMEEFQRCYNTKVEAGEFTAMIAASLATACFFISFMTVLLSYYCLTRHLSKIQKNSCIGEKHLIYSTVKRNILVIQMILTVCFLPYHIFRPIFYVLLTNNDCPMLNYLVEIKNFLTCLAAAKSSLDPVITLLLDKTFRKRLYGLFTKPTPEESQNVRE comes from the coding sequence ATGAGAAATTCAACATGTCTTCTTCAGCCATCATTAGCTACTACTGTAGTTCTACCAGTCATCTACTCTTCCCTATTTCCTGCTGGAATTTTTGGGAATATTCTCGCTGCCTGGACACTTTCAAGGGGAGCACCCACAAAAAGAACACAATACATTTACCTGGCAAACCTTGTCACTGCAAATTTACTTGTATGCAGCACAATGCCTTTTCTGGCTGTCTATTTTTCAAGAGGGTACCAATGGACTTACGACTCTGTAGCATGTAGCATAACAAATCACCTTGGGACTCTCATTATGCACGTCAGTATGTATGTTACAAttataattttatgttcaatcGCTCTAAGTCAGTACgcaacactgaagaaaaacagtgatgCACAATATTCTCAAGCAGTTAATGAAAACTTTTACAGATGTGTACTTAAAAAGTTTCGTCAGCCAAAATTTGCTAAATATTTGTGCATCATTATATGGCTTACTGTGCTCTGCATAACAGCAACAGCTATAACATATAATGTCCTGGAAAGGACTATGGAAGAATTTCAAAGATGCTACAACACGAAGGTAGAAGCTGGTGAATTTACTGCAATGATTGCGGCTTCTCTTGCTACTGCGTgtttttttatatcttttatGACGGTTTTGTTGTCATACTATTGTCTTACCAGACATCTgagtaaaatacaaaaaaacagcTGTATTGGAGAAAAACATCTAATTTACAGTACGgtgaaaagaaacattcttGTCATCCAAATGATATTAACTGTCTGCTTTCTTCCATATCATATTTTTAGACCAATTTTTTATGTATTACTTACAAATAATGACTGCCCAATGTTAAACTATCTAGTGGAAATTAAAAATTTCCTTACTTGCCTTGCTGCTGCTAAGAGTAGTTTAGATCCAGTCATAACCCTTCTGCTAGATAAAACATTTAGGAAAAGACTGTATGGCTTGTTTACAAAACCCACACCAGAAGAATCCCAAAATGTgagggaataa
- the GPR34 gene encoding probable G-protein coupled receptor 34, translating into MAAASSDLLTIIPHEEVFWSNQTNRAINASEIQNNASCPIDDNSLSLTLIIFYSIIFVVGLAGNIIALFAFLRIHQKRNSIQVYLLNVAVADLLLIFCLPFRILYHVNKNTWMFGQILCKIVGTLFYMNMYISIVLLGLISLDRYIKINKSVRRPKMLTTTRSIHICCIVWALALTGFIIVVAPSFFKREDSNSTMCFHYRSKQNAKTEAIINYIIVIIFWIVFFLLILSYVKIAKNLLKISKKRAHFPNAGKYTQTARNSFIVLLIFTICFVPYHMFRFVYITSQLQYPSCYWKEIIHKCNEVMLIFSSFNSCLDPVMYFLMSRSVRKTVFQLICRRLHGDSGLALESTSEIKLGQYTQERLSTTTPHSSSLKKKSLI; encoded by the coding sequence ATGGCTGCAGCTTCATCTGATCTGCTGACCATTATTCCGCACGAGGAAGTCTTCTGGAGTAACCAAACTAACCGAGCCATAAATGCCTCGGAAATTCAAAACAATGCCAGCTGCCCCATAGATGACAACTCGCTGTCACTTACTTTGATAATTTTTTACTCTATTATTTTTGTCGTTGGATTGGCTGGAAATATTATAGCCCTATTTGCTTTCCTGCGCATTCATCAGAAACGGAATTCTATCCAAGTTTACTTGCTAAATGTAGCTGTTGCAGACCTTCTGCTgatcttctgtcttcctttccgAATACTCTATCATGTTAACAAAAACACGTGGATGTTTGGACAGATTTTGTGCAAGATTGTAGGAACTCTGTTTTACATGAACATGTATATTAGCATAGTACTGTTAGGACTAATTAGTCTAGATcgttatataaaaataaataagtctgTGAGGCGTCCTAAAATGTTAACCACCACACGAAGTATACATATTTGTTGCATAGTGTGGGCACTTGCACTAACAGGATTTATAATAGTAGTTGCACCATCTTTCTTTAAGAGAGAGGACAGCAATTCTACCATGTGCTTTCATTACCGAAGTAAACAGAATGCAAAGACAGAAGCCATTATAAATTAtattattgtaattattttttggatagttttcttccttttgataCTTTCGTATGTTAAAATCGCCAAGAACCTTCtgaaaatttcaaagaaaagagcACATTTTCCGAATGCGGGAAAATATACCCAGACAGCAAGGAATTCCTTCATTGTCCTCCTCATTTTCACCATCTGTTTCGTTCCTTACCATATGTTCCGGTTTGTCTACATTACATCACAGTTACAATATCCATCTTGTTATTGGAAGGAAATCATTCACAAATGCAATGAGGTGATGCTCATATTTTCATCTTTCAACAGTTGCTTAGACCCAGTTATGTATTTCCTAATGTCCAGAAGTGTCCGTAAGACTGTATTCCAACTTATTTGCAGAAGACTTCATGGAGATTCAGGCCTAGCTCTGGAAAGCACTTCAGAAATAAAGCTTGGACAATACACACAAGAGCGATTATCTACTACCACTCCACACTCAAGTTCTTTAAAGAAGAAGTCCCTGATTTGA